Proteins encoded by one window of Esox lucius isolate fEsoLuc1 chromosome 4, fEsoLuc1.pri, whole genome shotgun sequence:
- the rnf20 gene encoding E3 ubiquitin-protein ligase BRE1A isoform X1 — protein MSGQKRPCDSSIPSSSSGAPTEKRREREGGEDGGLGVSTTAGGSTAVETVIKLGGVSNLEEQDVKALQVKNRKLGESLDQRQVIEDELRERIERLETRQATDDASLLILNRYWNQFDDNVRLIGRRYDQSGIEPVETPSGEGRSLKPDTPEPDGDSNQERAKDRGHQGETNPSFLATLASSSSEEMEAELQERVESSQKQANRVVEIYDSLKATVEQLKKDLDAGAEGSVWPVAVQLNTLLSNENDRLRQLTEDLQQKHSHMTSESRSLGRAVAKADMRVSELQALIEELQWDMEKIRRRENRLNTHLGEILERVNSKGYKVCGEASSVCGTITINKRKFEEMNSELEENRELAENRLSELQRLQQDLQTVNQENHNMKVSLQSLVQTQGLGLGRQDPLALSSSIAIGLPEAPRPYSVNQTSQLKVELLSRAEGVVKESSEYRCLQSQFSVLYNESVGLKSQLDETRTRLNTTRTARLRQLEHMETDEVSLQRKVRTEVFQLEDTLAQVRKEYEMLRIEFEQTLAANEQAGPINREMRHLISTLQTHNQQMKGEVVKYKLRLREAQTDLSQARTMKGAAILRTQSSTELDVKEETTSPMTPAASGDSSVKLESDNGSATPTSTSTSVKTEPGTETEGDIKEEEKEKEVKKEKEKEREKERERPTRGGGGPVKEEKEKAGTSNQLEEVVPERPSVIGGPKRKEVEQLKIVRAELKKAQESQREMKLLLDMYRSAPKEQRDKVQLMAAEKKAKSEAEELKQRLRDLEERERREGKKMADEEALRKIRSVEEQIEILNKKLSLAKQEEDALLSEMDVTGQAFEDMQEQNIRLMQQLREKDDANFKLMSERIKSNQIHKLLKEEKEELADQLLTLKTQVDAQLQVVKKLEEKERLLQGTIGTAERELALRTQALDMNKRKTQESAVLSEEVRSQLEQVQQRLGTVREEVIENSISREKESFNARRAQEDISKLRRKIEKAKKPAETVRNGDDILNEEINDYKARLTCPCCNSRVKDAVLTKCFHVFCFECVKTRYDTRQRKCPKCNAAFGANDFHRIYIG, from the exons ATGTCGGGACAGAAGCGTCCGTGTGACTCCAGCATCCCCTCTTCCTCATCTGGTGCACCCACTGAGAAACGAAGAGAGCGAGAGGGTGGAGAGGATGGGGGTCTTGGAGTAAGCACTACTGCAGGAGGGAGCACTGCCGTGGAAACTGTCATCAAACTCGGAGGGGTGTCCAACTTG GAGGAGCAGGATGTTAAAGCTCTGCAGGTGAAGAACAGGAAGCTGGGAGAATCCCTTGATCAAAGACAG GTTATTGAAGATGAGCTGAGAGAGAGAATCGAAAGACTAGAGACTCGCCAGGCTACTGATGATGCCAGCCTGCTGATCCTGAATAGATACTGGAATCAG TTTGACGACAATGTGCGCCTGATTGGCAGGCGCTACGACCAATCAGGAATTGAGCCTGTGGAAACCCCGTCTGGAGAGGGGCGGAGTCTGAAGCCTGACACGCCAGAACCAGATGGTGACTCCAACCAGGAGAGAGCCAAAGACAGAG GCCACCAGGGGGAGACAAACCCATCCTTTCTGGCCACACTGGCCAGCAGCAGCAGCGAAGAGATGGAAGCGGAGCTGCAGGAGAGGGTGGAGTCCAGCCAGAAGCAGGCCAATCGTGTGGTGGAGATCTATGACAGCCTGAAGGCCACCGTCGAGCAGCTAAAGAAAGACCTGGATGCTGGAGCAG AGGGCTCCGTTTGGCCGGTTGCCGTCCAGCTCAACACCCTCCTGTCCAATGAGAACGACCGGCTTCGTCAGCTCACCGAGGACCTCCAGCAAAAGCACAGTCACATGACCAGCGAG TCCCGTTCTCTGGGCCGGGCCGTGGCCAAGGCAGACATGCGGGTCAGTGAGCTCCAGGCTCTTATTGAGGAGCTCCAGTGGGACATGGAGAAGATCAGACGGAGAGAGAATCGCCTCAACACACACCTGGGAGAAATACTGGAAAGG GTGAACAGTAAAGGCTACAAGGTGTGTGGTGAGGCCAGCAGTGTGTGTGGAACCATCACCATCAACAAGAGAAAG TTTGAGGAGATGAACAGTGAGTTGGAGGAGAACCGGGAGCTTGCGGAGAACCGTCTGAGCGAGCTGCAGCGGTTGCAGCAGGACCTGCAGACCGTCAACCAGGAGAACCACAACATGAAGGTGAGCCTGCAGAGTCTGGTCCAGACACAAGGACTGGGTCTGGGCCGCCAGGATCCTCTGGCTCTCTCCTCCAGCATAGCCATTGGATTACCTGAGGCCCCTCGTCCTTACTCAGTCAACCAAACCAGTCAGTTGAAG gTGGAGTTGTTGAGTCGTGCCGAGGGGGTGGTGAAGGAGAGCTCAGAGTATCGCTGCCTCCAGTCTCAGTTCTCTGTCCTCTACAACGAATCGGTGGGGCTGAAGTCCCAGCTGGACGAAACGCGCACACGTCTCAACACCACCAGGACAGCACGCCTCCGACAGCTAGAGCACATGGAG acTGATGAGGTGTCTCTCCAGAGGAAGGTGCGTACAGAGGTGTTCCAGCTAGAAGACACTCTGGCACAGGTCAGGAAGGAGTATGAGATGCTCCGGATCGAGTTTGAACAGACCCTCGCCGCCAACGAACAAGCAG GTCCCATCAACAGGGAGATGAGACACCTCATCAGCACCTTgcaaacacacaaccagcaAATGAAGGGAGAGGTGGTGAAGTACAAACTGAGACTGAGAGAGGCACAGACGGACCTCAGCCAG GCCCGCACTATGAAGGGCGCCGCTATCCTCCGAACACAGTCCAGTACAGAGCTGGACGTGAAGGAAGAGACCACTTCCCCCATGACCCCCGCCGCCTCTGGTGACTCCAGCGTCAAGTTGGAGTCTGACAACGGCTCGGCCACACCCACCAGCACCA GTACCTCGGTTAAAACTGAGCCTGGGACAGAGACCGAGGGAGACAttaaagaggaggagaaagaaaaagaggtgaaaaaagagaaagaaaaggagcgtgagaaggagagagagagaccaaccCGTGGAGGGGGTGGGCCtgtgaaggaggagaaggagaaggctGGGACCAGCAACCAGTTGGAGGAGGTGGTTCCAGAACGCCCATCTGTTATTGGAGGACCAAAGAGGAAGGAGGTGGAGCAACTGAAAATTGTCAGGGCGGAGCTAAA GAAAGCCCAGGAGTCTCAGAGGGAGATGAAGCTGCTGCTGGACATGTACCGCTCAGCTCCCAAAGAGCAGAGAGACAAAGTCCAGCTCATGGCTGCGGAAAAGAAGGCCAAGTCAGAG GCGGAGGAGCTGAAACAACGTCTTAGGGatctggaggagagagagaggagggagggaaagaaaatgGCAGACGAGGAGGCACTGAGGAAGATCCGTTCTGTCGAGGAACAGATTGAGATTCtcaacaagaagctctctctgGCCAAGcag GAGGAGGATGCGTTGCTAAGTGAGATGGATGTGACGGGCCAGGCCTTCGAGGACATGCAGGAGCAGAACATCCGCTTGATGCAGCAGCTCAGGGAGAAGGACGACGCCAACTTCAAACTGATGTCAGAACGCATCAAGTCCAACCAGATCCACAAGCTGCtcaaggaggagaaggaggagcttGCCGACCAGCTGCTTACGCTCAAAACACAG gtggACGCCCAGTTGCAGGTAGTGAAGAAGCTGGAGGAGAAAGAGCGCCTCCTCCAGGGCACCATCGGTACTGCAGAAAGAGAGCTGGCTCTGAGGACACAGGCTCTGGACATGAACAAACGCAAG ACTCAGGAGTCGGCGGTGCTGTCGGAGGAGGTGCGTAGTCAGCTGGAACAGGTGCAGCAGAGACTGGGGACCGTCAGGGAGGAGGTCATAGAGAACAGCATCTCCAGGGAGAAGGAGTCCTTCAATGCACGCCGTGCCCAG GAGGACATCTCTAAACTGAGGAGAAAGATTGAGAAGGCCAAGAAACCAGCCGAGACCGTGCGCAATGGAGACGATATCCTCAACGAGGAAATCAATGATTACAAG GCACGCCTGACGTGTCCGTGCTGCAACTCTCGGGTAAAGGACGCCGTTTTGACCAAGTGTTTCCACGTTTTCTGCTTCGAGTGTGTCAAGACACGCTATGACACACGCCAGAGGAAGTGCCCCAAGTGCAACGCTGCCTTCGGGGCCAATGATTTCCACCGCATCTACATTGGATAG
- the rnf20 gene encoding E3 ubiquitin-protein ligase BRE1A isoform X3 — MSGQKRPCDSSIPSSSSGAPTEKRREREGGEDGGLGVSTTAGGSTAVETVIKLGGVSNLEEQDVKALQVKNRKLGESLDQRQVIEDELRERIERLETRQATDDASLLILNRYWNQFDDNVRLIGRRYDQSGIEPVETPSGEGRSLKPDTPEPDGDSNQERAKDRGHQGETNPSFLATLASSSSEEMEAELQERVESSQKQANRVVEIYDSLKATVEQLKKDLDAGAEGSVWPVAVQLNTLLSNENDRLRQLTEDLQQKHSHMTSESRSLGRAVAKADMRVSELQALIEELQWDMEKIRRRENRLNTHLGEILERVNSKGYKVCGEASSVCGTITINKRKFEEMNSELEENRELAENRLSELQRLQQDLQTVNQENHNMKVELLSRAEGVVKESSEYRCLQSQFSVLYNESVGLKSQLDETRTRLNTTRTARLRQLEHMETDEVSLQRKVRTEVFQLEDTLAQVRKEYEMLRIEFEQTLAANEQAGPINREMRHLISTLQTHNQQMKGEVVKYKLRLREAQTDLSQARTMKGAAILRTQSSTELDVKEETTSPMTPAASGDSSVKLESDNGSATPTSTSTSVKTEPGTETEGDIKEEEKEKEVKKEKEKEREKERERPTRGGGGPVKEEKEKAGTSNQLEEVVPERPSVIGGPKRKEVEQLKIVRAELKKAQESQREMKLLLDMYRSAPKEQRDKVQLMAAEKKAKSEAEELKQRLRDLEERERREGKKMADEEALRKIRSVEEQIEILNKKLSLAKQEEDALLSEMDVTGQAFEDMQEQNIRLMQQLREKDDANFKLMSERIKSNQIHKLLKEEKEELADQLLTLKTQVDAQLQVVKKLEEKERLLQGTIGTAERELALRTQALDMNKRKTQESAVLSEEVRSQLEQVQQRLGTVREEVIENSISREKESFNARRAQEDISKLRRKIEKAKKPAETVRNGDDILNEEINDYKARLTCPCCNSRVKDAVLTKCFHVFCFECVKTRYDTRQRKCPKCNAAFGANDFHRIYIG, encoded by the exons ATGTCGGGACAGAAGCGTCCGTGTGACTCCAGCATCCCCTCTTCCTCATCTGGTGCACCCACTGAGAAACGAAGAGAGCGAGAGGGTGGAGAGGATGGGGGTCTTGGAGTAAGCACTACTGCAGGAGGGAGCACTGCCGTGGAAACTGTCATCAAACTCGGAGGGGTGTCCAACTTG GAGGAGCAGGATGTTAAAGCTCTGCAGGTGAAGAACAGGAAGCTGGGAGAATCCCTTGATCAAAGACAG GTTATTGAAGATGAGCTGAGAGAGAGAATCGAAAGACTAGAGACTCGCCAGGCTACTGATGATGCCAGCCTGCTGATCCTGAATAGATACTGGAATCAG TTTGACGACAATGTGCGCCTGATTGGCAGGCGCTACGACCAATCAGGAATTGAGCCTGTGGAAACCCCGTCTGGAGAGGGGCGGAGTCTGAAGCCTGACACGCCAGAACCAGATGGTGACTCCAACCAGGAGAGAGCCAAAGACAGAG GCCACCAGGGGGAGACAAACCCATCCTTTCTGGCCACACTGGCCAGCAGCAGCAGCGAAGAGATGGAAGCGGAGCTGCAGGAGAGGGTGGAGTCCAGCCAGAAGCAGGCCAATCGTGTGGTGGAGATCTATGACAGCCTGAAGGCCACCGTCGAGCAGCTAAAGAAAGACCTGGATGCTGGAGCAG AGGGCTCCGTTTGGCCGGTTGCCGTCCAGCTCAACACCCTCCTGTCCAATGAGAACGACCGGCTTCGTCAGCTCACCGAGGACCTCCAGCAAAAGCACAGTCACATGACCAGCGAG TCCCGTTCTCTGGGCCGGGCCGTGGCCAAGGCAGACATGCGGGTCAGTGAGCTCCAGGCTCTTATTGAGGAGCTCCAGTGGGACATGGAGAAGATCAGACGGAGAGAGAATCGCCTCAACACACACCTGGGAGAAATACTGGAAAGG GTGAACAGTAAAGGCTACAAGGTGTGTGGTGAGGCCAGCAGTGTGTGTGGAACCATCACCATCAACAAGAGAAAG TTTGAGGAGATGAACAGTGAGTTGGAGGAGAACCGGGAGCTTGCGGAGAACCGTCTGAGCGAGCTGCAGCGGTTGCAGCAGGACCTGCAGACCGTCAACCAGGAGAACCACAACATGAAG gTGGAGTTGTTGAGTCGTGCCGAGGGGGTGGTGAAGGAGAGCTCAGAGTATCGCTGCCTCCAGTCTCAGTTCTCTGTCCTCTACAACGAATCGGTGGGGCTGAAGTCCCAGCTGGACGAAACGCGCACACGTCTCAACACCACCAGGACAGCACGCCTCCGACAGCTAGAGCACATGGAG acTGATGAGGTGTCTCTCCAGAGGAAGGTGCGTACAGAGGTGTTCCAGCTAGAAGACACTCTGGCACAGGTCAGGAAGGAGTATGAGATGCTCCGGATCGAGTTTGAACAGACCCTCGCCGCCAACGAACAAGCAG GTCCCATCAACAGGGAGATGAGACACCTCATCAGCACCTTgcaaacacacaaccagcaAATGAAGGGAGAGGTGGTGAAGTACAAACTGAGACTGAGAGAGGCACAGACGGACCTCAGCCAG GCCCGCACTATGAAGGGCGCCGCTATCCTCCGAACACAGTCCAGTACAGAGCTGGACGTGAAGGAAGAGACCACTTCCCCCATGACCCCCGCCGCCTCTGGTGACTCCAGCGTCAAGTTGGAGTCTGACAACGGCTCGGCCACACCCACCAGCACCA GTACCTCGGTTAAAACTGAGCCTGGGACAGAGACCGAGGGAGACAttaaagaggaggagaaagaaaaagaggtgaaaaaagagaaagaaaaggagcgtgagaaggagagagagagaccaaccCGTGGAGGGGGTGGGCCtgtgaaggaggagaaggagaaggctGGGACCAGCAACCAGTTGGAGGAGGTGGTTCCAGAACGCCCATCTGTTATTGGAGGACCAAAGAGGAAGGAGGTGGAGCAACTGAAAATTGTCAGGGCGGAGCTAAA GAAAGCCCAGGAGTCTCAGAGGGAGATGAAGCTGCTGCTGGACATGTACCGCTCAGCTCCCAAAGAGCAGAGAGACAAAGTCCAGCTCATGGCTGCGGAAAAGAAGGCCAAGTCAGAG GCGGAGGAGCTGAAACAACGTCTTAGGGatctggaggagagagagaggagggagggaaagaaaatgGCAGACGAGGAGGCACTGAGGAAGATCCGTTCTGTCGAGGAACAGATTGAGATTCtcaacaagaagctctctctgGCCAAGcag GAGGAGGATGCGTTGCTAAGTGAGATGGATGTGACGGGCCAGGCCTTCGAGGACATGCAGGAGCAGAACATCCGCTTGATGCAGCAGCTCAGGGAGAAGGACGACGCCAACTTCAAACTGATGTCAGAACGCATCAAGTCCAACCAGATCCACAAGCTGCtcaaggaggagaaggaggagcttGCCGACCAGCTGCTTACGCTCAAAACACAG gtggACGCCCAGTTGCAGGTAGTGAAGAAGCTGGAGGAGAAAGAGCGCCTCCTCCAGGGCACCATCGGTACTGCAGAAAGAGAGCTGGCTCTGAGGACACAGGCTCTGGACATGAACAAACGCAAG ACTCAGGAGTCGGCGGTGCTGTCGGAGGAGGTGCGTAGTCAGCTGGAACAGGTGCAGCAGAGACTGGGGACCGTCAGGGAGGAGGTCATAGAGAACAGCATCTCCAGGGAGAAGGAGTCCTTCAATGCACGCCGTGCCCAG GAGGACATCTCTAAACTGAGGAGAAAGATTGAGAAGGCCAAGAAACCAGCCGAGACCGTGCGCAATGGAGACGATATCCTCAACGAGGAAATCAATGATTACAAG GCACGCCTGACGTGTCCGTGCTGCAACTCTCGGGTAAAGGACGCCGTTTTGACCAAGTGTTTCCACGTTTTCTGCTTCGAGTGTGTCAAGACACGCTATGACACACGCCAGAGGAAGTGCCCCAAGTGCAACGCTGCCTTCGGGGCCAATGATTTCCACCGCATCTACATTGGATAG
- the rnf20 gene encoding E3 ubiquitin-protein ligase BRE1A isoform X2 codes for MSGQKRPCDSSIPSSSSGAPTEKRREREGGEDGGLGVSTTAGGSTAVETVIKLGGVSNLEEQDVKALQVKNRKLGESLDQRQVIEDELRERIERLETRQATDDASLLILNRYWNQFDDNVRLIGRRYDQSGIEPVETPSGEGRSLKPDTPEPDGDSNQERAKDRGHQGETNPSFLATLASSSSEEMEAELQERVESSQKQANRVVEIYDSLKATVEQLKKDLDAGAEGSVWPVAVQLNTLLSNENDRLRQLTEDLQQKHSHMTSESRSLGRAVAKADMRVSELQALIEELQWDMEKIRRRENRLNTHLGEILERVNSKGYKVCGEASSVCGTITINKRKFEEMNSELEENRELAENRLSELQRLQQDLQTVNQENHNMKVSLQSLVQTQGLGLGRQDPLALSSSIAIGLPEAPRPYSVNQTSQLKVELLSRAEGVVKESSEYRCLQSQFSVLYNESVGLKSQLDETRTRLNTTRTARLRQLEHMETDEVSLQRKVRTEVFQLEDTLAQVRKEYEMLRIEFEQTLAANEQAGPINREMRHLISTLQTHNQQMKGEVVKYKLRLREAQTDLSQARTMKGAAILRTQSSTELDVKEETTSPMTPAASGDSSVKLESDNGSATPTSTSTSVKTEPGTETEGDIKEEEKEKEVKKEKEKEREKERERPTRGGGGPVKEEKEKAGTSNQLEEVVPERPSVIGGPKRKEVEQLKIVRAELKKAQESQREMKLLLDMYRSAPKEQRDKVQLMAAEKKAKSEAEELKQRLRDLEERERREGKKMADEEALRKIRSVEEQIEILNKKLSLAKQEDALLSEMDVTGQAFEDMQEQNIRLMQQLREKDDANFKLMSERIKSNQIHKLLKEEKEELADQLLTLKTQVDAQLQVVKKLEEKERLLQGTIGTAERELALRTQALDMNKRKTQESAVLSEEVRSQLEQVQQRLGTVREEVIENSISREKESFNARRAQEDISKLRRKIEKAKKPAETVRNGDDILNEEINDYKARLTCPCCNSRVKDAVLTKCFHVFCFECVKTRYDTRQRKCPKCNAAFGANDFHRIYIG; via the exons ATGTCGGGACAGAAGCGTCCGTGTGACTCCAGCATCCCCTCTTCCTCATCTGGTGCACCCACTGAGAAACGAAGAGAGCGAGAGGGTGGAGAGGATGGGGGTCTTGGAGTAAGCACTACTGCAGGAGGGAGCACTGCCGTGGAAACTGTCATCAAACTCGGAGGGGTGTCCAACTTG GAGGAGCAGGATGTTAAAGCTCTGCAGGTGAAGAACAGGAAGCTGGGAGAATCCCTTGATCAAAGACAG GTTATTGAAGATGAGCTGAGAGAGAGAATCGAAAGACTAGAGACTCGCCAGGCTACTGATGATGCCAGCCTGCTGATCCTGAATAGATACTGGAATCAG TTTGACGACAATGTGCGCCTGATTGGCAGGCGCTACGACCAATCAGGAATTGAGCCTGTGGAAACCCCGTCTGGAGAGGGGCGGAGTCTGAAGCCTGACACGCCAGAACCAGATGGTGACTCCAACCAGGAGAGAGCCAAAGACAGAG GCCACCAGGGGGAGACAAACCCATCCTTTCTGGCCACACTGGCCAGCAGCAGCAGCGAAGAGATGGAAGCGGAGCTGCAGGAGAGGGTGGAGTCCAGCCAGAAGCAGGCCAATCGTGTGGTGGAGATCTATGACAGCCTGAAGGCCACCGTCGAGCAGCTAAAGAAAGACCTGGATGCTGGAGCAG AGGGCTCCGTTTGGCCGGTTGCCGTCCAGCTCAACACCCTCCTGTCCAATGAGAACGACCGGCTTCGTCAGCTCACCGAGGACCTCCAGCAAAAGCACAGTCACATGACCAGCGAG TCCCGTTCTCTGGGCCGGGCCGTGGCCAAGGCAGACATGCGGGTCAGTGAGCTCCAGGCTCTTATTGAGGAGCTCCAGTGGGACATGGAGAAGATCAGACGGAGAGAGAATCGCCTCAACACACACCTGGGAGAAATACTGGAAAGG GTGAACAGTAAAGGCTACAAGGTGTGTGGTGAGGCCAGCAGTGTGTGTGGAACCATCACCATCAACAAGAGAAAG TTTGAGGAGATGAACAGTGAGTTGGAGGAGAACCGGGAGCTTGCGGAGAACCGTCTGAGCGAGCTGCAGCGGTTGCAGCAGGACCTGCAGACCGTCAACCAGGAGAACCACAACATGAAGGTGAGCCTGCAGAGTCTGGTCCAGACACAAGGACTGGGTCTGGGCCGCCAGGATCCTCTGGCTCTCTCCTCCAGCATAGCCATTGGATTACCTGAGGCCCCTCGTCCTTACTCAGTCAACCAAACCAGTCAGTTGAAG gTGGAGTTGTTGAGTCGTGCCGAGGGGGTGGTGAAGGAGAGCTCAGAGTATCGCTGCCTCCAGTCTCAGTTCTCTGTCCTCTACAACGAATCGGTGGGGCTGAAGTCCCAGCTGGACGAAACGCGCACACGTCTCAACACCACCAGGACAGCACGCCTCCGACAGCTAGAGCACATGGAG acTGATGAGGTGTCTCTCCAGAGGAAGGTGCGTACAGAGGTGTTCCAGCTAGAAGACACTCTGGCACAGGTCAGGAAGGAGTATGAGATGCTCCGGATCGAGTTTGAACAGACCCTCGCCGCCAACGAACAAGCAG GTCCCATCAACAGGGAGATGAGACACCTCATCAGCACCTTgcaaacacacaaccagcaAATGAAGGGAGAGGTGGTGAAGTACAAACTGAGACTGAGAGAGGCACAGACGGACCTCAGCCAG GCCCGCACTATGAAGGGCGCCGCTATCCTCCGAACACAGTCCAGTACAGAGCTGGACGTGAAGGAAGAGACCACTTCCCCCATGACCCCCGCCGCCTCTGGTGACTCCAGCGTCAAGTTGGAGTCTGACAACGGCTCGGCCACACCCACCAGCACCA GTACCTCGGTTAAAACTGAGCCTGGGACAGAGACCGAGGGAGACAttaaagaggaggagaaagaaaaagaggtgaaaaaagagaaagaaaaggagcgtgagaaggagagagagagaccaaccCGTGGAGGGGGTGGGCCtgtgaaggaggagaaggagaaggctGGGACCAGCAACCAGTTGGAGGAGGTGGTTCCAGAACGCCCATCTGTTATTGGAGGACCAAAGAGGAAGGAGGTGGAGCAACTGAAAATTGTCAGGGCGGAGCTAAA GAAAGCCCAGGAGTCTCAGAGGGAGATGAAGCTGCTGCTGGACATGTACCGCTCAGCTCCCAAAGAGCAGAGAGACAAAGTCCAGCTCATGGCTGCGGAAAAGAAGGCCAAGTCAGAG GCGGAGGAGCTGAAACAACGTCTTAGGGatctggaggagagagagaggagggagggaaagaaaatgGCAGACGAGGAGGCACTGAGGAAGATCCGTTCTGTCGAGGAACAGATTGAGATTCtcaacaagaagctctctctgGCCAAGcag GAGGATGCGTTGCTAAGTGAGATGGATGTGACGGGCCAGGCCTTCGAGGACATGCAGGAGCAGAACATCCGCTTGATGCAGCAGCTCAGGGAGAAGGACGACGCCAACTTCAAACTGATGTCAGAACGCATCAAGTCCAACCAGATCCACAAGCTGCtcaaggaggagaaggaggagcttGCCGACCAGCTGCTTACGCTCAAAACACAG gtggACGCCCAGTTGCAGGTAGTGAAGAAGCTGGAGGAGAAAGAGCGCCTCCTCCAGGGCACCATCGGTACTGCAGAAAGAGAGCTGGCTCTGAGGACACAGGCTCTGGACATGAACAAACGCAAG ACTCAGGAGTCGGCGGTGCTGTCGGAGGAGGTGCGTAGTCAGCTGGAACAGGTGCAGCAGAGACTGGGGACCGTCAGGGAGGAGGTCATAGAGAACAGCATCTCCAGGGAGAAGGAGTCCTTCAATGCACGCCGTGCCCAG GAGGACATCTCTAAACTGAGGAGAAAGATTGAGAAGGCCAAGAAACCAGCCGAGACCGTGCGCAATGGAGACGATATCCTCAACGAGGAAATCAATGATTACAAG GCACGCCTGACGTGTCCGTGCTGCAACTCTCGGGTAAAGGACGCCGTTTTGACCAAGTGTTTCCACGTTTTCTGCTTCGAGTGTGTCAAGACACGCTATGACACACGCCAGAGGAAGTGCCCCAAGTGCAACGCTGCCTTCGGGGCCAATGATTTCCACCGCATCTACATTGGATAG